The sequence ACGTACGTCACCAATCCCCACAGATCCCCCGCACGGTCGGCTCATTCTGCAGACAATCCGCCAATCTCCCCGCCAGGCCGTGTCCTTGGCACGTGTCAGACGGTTATGCGGGATGGGGGAGCCTCGTCGGCACAAGGAGGCAGGAGTGCGATGCGCGTAGGAAGTTTCGTTCTGGCGGCCCAGTTTCCCGGTCAGGGACAGGGCGAGGCGCTGCACCGCGCGGTGCGGTCGGCGGAGGTCGCCGAGGAGGCCGGGCTCGACACGGTGTGGCTGGCGGAGCACCACTTCGTGCCGTACGGGACGTGTCCGTCGGCCGTGACGCTCGCGGCGCTGCTGCTCGGGCGCACCCGCCGGATCCGCGTGGGCACGGCGGTCAGCGTGCTGCCCACCGTGCACCCGGTGGCGCTCGGCGAACAGGCGGCGCTGCTGCACGTGACCTCGGGCGGGCGCTTCTCGCTCGGGGTGGGCCGCGGCGGGCCGTGGGTCGACCTGGAGGTCTTCGGAGCGGGCCTCGAAGCGTACGAACACGGGTTCCCGGAGTCACTCGACCTGCTGATGCGCTGGCTGCGCCGCCCGGCCGTGGCGGGCGGCTCCGAGCGCTTCGACTTCCGCGAAGTGACCGTCGTACCGAGGCCGTCGGAGGCCCTGTCGGGCGGTGAGAGCCCGGAGGTCATCGTCGCCTGCACCTCGCCTTCGAGCGTCAGGATGGCCGCCGAGCGCGGGCTGCCGATGCTTCTCGGCATGCATGTGGGGGACGAGGAGAAGGCCGAGATGGTCGCACTGTGGCGGACGTCCGCGCTCGCCGCGGGGCACTCCCCCGACGAGATCGCGACCGCCGCCCATGTCTCGGCCGGGGTCGCGCAGATCGCGGACCGGCGGACGGACGCCGTCGAGACGCTCCAGAAGGCCATGCCGGGCTGGCTCAGGCAAGGACTCGAAGCCCATGTGACGGTGGACGACCGCGCGCGCTCGATGCGCGATCCGCTGGCCTACACCGAACTCCTCTGCGGGCTCCACCCGGTGGGCACCCCCCGGCTGTGCGCGGACCGCCTCGCGGCGACCTCCGAGCGCACGGGGATCACCCGCTTCGCCCTCCTCGTCGAGGGCTCCGGCGACCTGGCCGCCACCGAGGAGAACGTACGGCGGCTGGGGGGCGAGGTACTGCCACGGCTCCGGTGAGCCGTGGATCCGCGCACCGGTCCGAGGCCGCGACGCCCCGGGCCTGTGCGGCCCGTGGCCCGGGCCGCACAGGCCCGGGCCACGGAAGCCTGCCGCTCCCGTACAGAGCACCTCCCGCGTACGGAGCGGCAAGCCGTGCGGCGTCAGCGCATCAGCAGTCCCGGAATTCCGGTGACTGGTTCAGCAGTTGACTGCGCACCGACGTGAAGCGGGTCAGGGTGTCGTCCACCGAGCCGTCCAGCGGGAACACTGCCACCCGGTGGCAGTTCTGGAAGGCCAGCCGCACCCCGAAGTGCCGCTGCAACGCACCTCGTATCGCGTCACTCGCGAGGGCACGCAGCAGCTGGCCCCGCGCCTGCTCGTCCGGCGGCGGCGTCTGGTTGTCGGCGAAGTTGCCGCCGTCCACCTTCAGCTGGGCCACCAGGGAGCTGATCATCTCCCATGCGTAGGGCAGGGAGGTCCGGACGCAGTCGACGAATTCCGCTTCGTCGACCTCGCCTCGCTCGGCCTTTTCGAGTAGGGCCGGTGAGACGTCCAGCGACATGGGTTCTCCTCTCGCACCCCCTCGGCAGAGGGGGTTGACGGACAGGGAAGGAGACCGCGATGGCGAACACGCTGAGTACATGCATCGCGACCTCCCGTTTACACGGTAGGCAACTGTTCGTGGCCGCACCAGGACATTGGGCACACAGTGAAGACCCGACGTGCACACAACCGGCCACTTTCGAACAGGGCTTATCCGGGGAAACAGGGGCGACAGGAAAGGCTGCCGGGCGGCGAGCCTCCTGGGCGGATCGCGCCGACCCGTGCCGGTCGAGTAGCGTTGCCGACCATGCGTCTCGTCATTGCCCGCTGCTCCGTTGACTACGCGGGCCGGCTCACCGCCCATCTCCCGTCGGCCCCCCGCCTCATCCTCGTGAAGGCCGACGGCAGTGTCTCGATCCATGCGGACGACCGGGCCTACAAGCCCCTCAACTGGATGTCGCCGCCCTGCACCCTGAAGGAGGGCTCGGGGGACGACGAAGGCATCTGGACCGTCATCAACAAGGCGGGCGAGAAGCTCATCATCACGATGGAGGAGGTCCTCCACGACTCCTCGCACGAGCTCGGCGTCGACCCCGGCCTCATCAAGGACGGCGTGGAAGCGCACCTCCAGGAGCTGCTCGCCGACCGCATCGAGATCCTCGGTGAGGGCTACACGCTGATCCGCCGCGAGTACATGACGGCCATCGGCCCGGTCGACATCCTGTGCCGCGACGCGGCCGGCGGGACCGTCGCCGTGGAGATCAAGCGGCGCGGCGAGATCGACGGCGTGGAGCAACTGACGCGCTACCTGGACCTGTTGAACCGCGACCCGCATCTCGCGCCGGTCCGCGGCGTCTTCGCCGCCCAGGAGATCAAGCCCCAGGCCCGCGTCCTCGCCACGGACCGGGGCATCGGCTGCACGGTCCTCGACTACAACGCGATGCGGGGCATCGAGGACGACAAGCTGCGGCTGTTCTGACCCCGGCCGAAGCGCTTCGCACGGTATGACGGTGGGCCGGGACCTGTGACAGGTCCCGGCCCACCGTCATGTCGTGGCCTGCGTGTCCGCGCCTCAGATCACCGTCGGCGACCCGGGTGCGCCGCTGTCCGCCGGGTTGCTCGCGGAGCTGCTCGTGGCGGGGCTGGACGCGGGGCCGCTGGCCGAGTCGGAGGTCGAAGGGGTGGACGGCGGT is a genomic window of Streptomyces sp. NBC_00414 containing:
- a CDS encoding LLM class flavin-dependent oxidoreductase, translated to MRVGSFVLAAQFPGQGQGEALHRAVRSAEVAEEAGLDTVWLAEHHFVPYGTCPSAVTLAALLLGRTRRIRVGTAVSVLPTVHPVALGEQAALLHVTSGGRFSLGVGRGGPWVDLEVFGAGLEAYEHGFPESLDLLMRWLRRPAVAGGSERFDFREVTVVPRPSEALSGGESPEVIVACTSPSSVRMAAERGLPMLLGMHVGDEEKAEMVALWRTSALAAGHSPDEIATAAHVSAGVAQIADRRTDAVETLQKAMPGWLRQGLEAHVTVDDRARSMRDPLAYTELLCGLHPVGTPRLCADRLAATSERTGITRFALLVEGSGDLAATEENVRRLGGEVLPRLR
- a CDS encoding SCO5389 family protein produces the protein MSLDVSPALLEKAERGEVDEAEFVDCVRTSLPYAWEMISSLVAQLKVDGGNFADNQTPPPDEQARGQLLRALASDAIRGALQRHFGVRLAFQNCHRVAVFPLDGSVDDTLTRFTSVRSQLLNQSPEFRDC
- the nucS gene encoding endonuclease NucS; the protein is MRLVIARCSVDYAGRLTAHLPSAPRLILVKADGSVSIHADDRAYKPLNWMSPPCTLKEGSGDDEGIWTVINKAGEKLIITMEEVLHDSSHELGVDPGLIKDGVEAHLQELLADRIEILGEGYTLIRREYMTAIGPVDILCRDAAGGTVAVEIKRRGEIDGVEQLTRYLDLLNRDPHLAPVRGVFAAQEIKPQARVLATDRGIGCTVLDYNAMRGIEDDKLRLF